The following are encoded together in the Bubalus kerabau isolate K-KA32 ecotype Philippines breed swamp buffalo chromosome 3, PCC_UOA_SB_1v2, whole genome shotgun sequence genome:
- the CARF gene encoding calcium-responsive transcription factor isoform X8 → MECQYGPRRKGFQLKKIGELENRSCQLYKATCPARIYIKKVQKFPDYRVPTDPKIDRKIIRMEQEKAFNLLKKNLVDAGGVLRWYVQLPTQQAHQYHELETPCLPLSSSSFPISSLEEEEAAIRDENCSLPSRLHPQVAHKIQELVSQGIEQVYAVRKQLRKFVERELFKPDEVPERHNLSFFPTVNDIRNHIHEVQKSLRNGDNIYNSEIIPATLQWTTDSGNILRETVTVTLAEGNSQGESVCSKLETNQTRNSLSPEPAQLLSSLSSFQSKIFTHLQGLQLQPRFTSDGSPALISVNNHPSSSPSRLLDSVGSVVMNNNSLLLGQAHCLQTDTPLTPNSSISSTMSNLPGPDQNLVAVDQLVEVEDVEDTETLEGNVHRILLGNVQTIPIQIIDSPPVLIEENSEGTISVNQVKQEPKEPALSLEAKPNLDCKKLSAT, encoded by the exons ATGGAGTGTCAGTATGGGCCAAGGAGAAAAGgtttccagttaaaaaaaattggtgAACTGGAAAATAGGTCTTGTCAGCTCTACAAAGCCACTTGTCCAGCCCG gatttacattaaaaaagtaCAGAAATTTCCTGACTATAGAGTTCCTACAGACCCCAAAATTGACAGGAAGATAATCCGAATGGAGCAGGAGAAAGCCTTTAATTTGCTAAAAAAGAACTTGGTAGACGCTGGTGGTGTTCTTAG gTGGTATGTACAGTTACCTACGCAGCAAGCTCATCAGTATCATGAATTAGAGACTCCCTGCCTCCCTTTGTCATCTTCCTCCTTTCCCATATCTTCTCTTGAAGAAGAGGAAGCTGCAATTAGAGATGAGAATTGTTCATTGCCCTCACGTCTACATCCTCAAGTAGCACATAAAATTCAAGAATTAGTATCACAGGGAATAGAACAAGTGTATGCAGTTAGAAAACAGCTAAG AAAATTTGTCGAAAGGGAACTCTTCAAACCTGATGAAGTACCTGAAAGACATAATTTATCCTTTTTTCCAACTGTAAATGATATAAGAAATCACATCCATGAGGTACAGAAATCCTTAAGAAATGGAGATAATATATATAACTCAGAGATTATTCCAGCAACG CTTCAATGGACTACAGATAGTGGGAATATTCTCAGAGAGACTGTGACAGTCACACTTGCAGAAG gtAATTCACAAGGAGAATCAGTTTGCAGCAAATTGGAAACAAATCAGACAAGGAATTCTTTGTCTCCAGAACCAGCCCAGTTGCTctcctcactttcttcatttcAGTCAAAAATATTCACACACCTGCAG GGTTTGCAGTTACAACCAAGATTCACTTCTGATGGATCACCAGCTCTAATATCAGTGAATAACCACCCCTCCTCCAGTCCTTCAAGACTTCTGGATTCAGTAGGAAGTGTTGTAATGAATAATAATTCTCTACTGCTTGGTCAGGCTCATTGCCTTCAAACAGATACACCTCTAACCCCAAACAGTAGTATTTCTTCTACCATGAGTAACCTTCCAGGACCAGATCAAAATCTAGTTGCAGTGGATCAGCTGGTAGAAGTTGAAGATGTTGAAGATACAGAGACTCTGGAAGGAAATGTTCATCGGATTCTATTGGGAAATGTGCAGACCATACCAATACAGATTATAGACAGCCCGCCAGTTCTTA TTGAAGAAAATTCAGAAGGTACCATTTCTGTGAACCAAGTTAAGCAAGAACCCAAAGAACCAGCATTGTCTCTGGAAGCAAAACCAAATTTGGACTGTAAGAAATTATCTGCTACATAA
- the CARF gene encoding calcium-responsive transcription factor isoform X9, translating to MEQEKAFNLLKKNLVDAGGVLRWYVQLPTQQAHQYHELETPCLPLSSSSFPISSLEEEEAAIRDENCSLPSRLHPQVAHKIQELVSQGIEQVYAVRKQLRKFVERELFKPDEVPERHNLSFFPTVNDIRNHIHEVQKSLRNGDNIYNSEIIPATLQWTTDSGNILRETVTVTLAEGNSQGESVCSKLETNQTRNSLSPEPAQLLSSLSSFQSKIFTHLQGLQLQPRFTSDGSPALISVNNHPSSSPSRLLDSVGSVVMNNNSLLLGQAHCLQTDTPLTPNSSISSTMSNLPGPDQNLVAVDQLVEVEDVEDTETLEGNVHRILLGNVQTIPIQIIDSPPVLIEENSEGTISVNQVKQEPKEPALSLEAKPNLDCKKLSAT from the exons ATGGAGCAGGAGAAAGCCTTTAATTTGCTAAAAAAGAACTTGGTAGACGCTGGTGGTGTTCTTAG gTGGTATGTACAGTTACCTACGCAGCAAGCTCATCAGTATCATGAATTAGAGACTCCCTGCCTCCCTTTGTCATCTTCCTCCTTTCCCATATCTTCTCTTGAAGAAGAGGAAGCTGCAATTAGAGATGAGAATTGTTCATTGCCCTCACGTCTACATCCTCAAGTAGCACATAAAATTCAAGAATTAGTATCACAGGGAATAGAACAAGTGTATGCAGTTAGAAAACAGCTAAG AAAATTTGTCGAAAGGGAACTCTTCAAACCTGATGAAGTACCTGAAAGACATAATTTATCCTTTTTTCCAACTGTAAATGATATAAGAAATCACATCCATGAGGTACAGAAATCCTTAAGAAATGGAGATAATATATATAACTCAGAGATTATTCCAGCAACG CTTCAATGGACTACAGATAGTGGGAATATTCTCAGAGAGACTGTGACAGTCACACTTGCAGAAG gtAATTCACAAGGAGAATCAGTTTGCAGCAAATTGGAAACAAATCAGACAAGGAATTCTTTGTCTCCAGAACCAGCCCAGTTGCTctcctcactttcttcatttcAGTCAAAAATATTCACACACCTGCAG GGTTTGCAGTTACAACCAAGATTCACTTCTGATGGATCACCAGCTCTAATATCAGTGAATAACCACCCCTCCTCCAGTCCTTCAAGACTTCTGGATTCAGTAGGAAGTGTTGTAATGAATAATAATTCTCTACTGCTTGGTCAGGCTCATTGCCTTCAAACAGATACACCTCTAACCCCAAACAGTAGTATTTCTTCTACCATGAGTAACCTTCCAGGACCAGATCAAAATCTAGTTGCAGTGGATCAGCTGGTAGAAGTTGAAGATGTTGAAGATACAGAGACTCTGGAAGGAAATGTTCATCGGATTCTATTGGGAAATGTGCAGACCATACCAATACAGATTATAGACAGCCCGCCAGTTCTTA TTGAAGAAAATTCAGAAGGTACCATTTCTGTGAACCAAGTTAAGCAAGAACCCAAAGAACCAGCATTGTCTCTGGAAGCAAAACCAAATTTGGACTGTAAGAAATTATCTGCTACATAA